CTTCCTCGTCATCAAGGATGGAGATCAACTGGACATTGGAGGCAAAACGCTGCTGTTCAAGGAAACACCTTACCTGCATACGGAAGAAACCATGATTACGTACTGCATAGAAGATAAAATCTTGTTCCCTTGCGATATTTTCAGTACACACGTGGCTGTAGAGCATCTATTTGCCGACGAGGCTGGTTTTGATATCACCGAGGACTTTGTCGGATACTATCAGGCTATTATTCATCCACATCGCAGATATGTGCGCACATTAATTGAAGCTGTTGCCGATCTGGATATTGAGATGATTGCACCTTCCCACGGCTTCGCCATCCGGCATGATATTGCCAAGTTTATTGATGTGTACGCCTCTATGAGTACCGAAACCAAGGAGGATAAAAAAGTAGCGATAGTCTATGCCACTCTGAAAAATAATACCAAAAAAATGGCAAACATCTTGAAAGACTGCTTTTTGGAGAACCAAATCAAGGTGGAGCTATGGGACGTGGATAAAGCCGATGAAACGGAGATATTGAATAGTATTGCCTCAGCGGATGCTGTTTTTGTCGGTAGCTCTACCAAATATGCTGATATGACAGGCAAATTGGAAGACCTATTGCAACAAATGCAAAAGATGAATCTGGAAGGCAAGCTGGCTGCTGCGTTTGGTTCCTACGGCTGGAGCGGGGAAGCCATTGAAGTCGTACAAGATTACTTGAACGGTACCAATATGAAGGTCCAAAGCACTTCAGATGTAATCAAATCAACAGGTATGACCCATGTGGAATTCCCGGTACGTATTCGTTTCTCTCCTACAGATGTTGAAAAAGTGAAAAAAATTAAAAATGCCGCTGAATTTGTCTCAGATCTACTGCTTAGTGTTATTTAAAACACAGTAGCATATAGCGAATAGGAGAGATACTGAATGGGTAACCCACATTACGTTATTATCGGAGGCAGTGTCGCCGCCGTCAACGCAGCAAAGGCGATTAGAGATCATGATGAGCTGGCTGAAATATCTATTTATGGAGAGGAAGCATCCTTTCCGTACAACAGAGTCAAACTTTCCAAGGGACTGTTCACTGATTTGCACAGCGACAAAATCCT
The Paenibacillus peoriae DNA segment above includes these coding regions:
- a CDS encoding FprA family A-type flavoprotein produces the protein MKPGFQLAKDIYWVGKIDNREVPFHRLLLSKGTTYNAYLLKTGKPTIVDTVDMAFGREFAEAVAELIDPLDIQYIIVNHTEPDHSGGLAALASKATNATIVCTEIAVPEIQQMYKLQHRNFLVIKDGDQLDIGGKTLLFKETPYLHTEETMITYCIEDKILFPCDIFSTHVAVEHLFADEAGFDITEDFVGYYQAIIHPHRRYVRTLIEAVADLDIEMIAPSHGFAIRHDIAKFIDVYASMSTETKEDKKVAIVYATLKNNTKKMANILKDCFLENQIKVELWDVDKADETEILNSIASADAVFVGSSTKYADMTGKLEDLLQQMQKMNLEGKLAAAFGSYGWSGEAIEVVQDYLNGTNMKVQSTSDVIKSTGMTHVEFPVRIRFSPTDVEKVKKIKNAAEFVSDLLLSVI